The region GCCCGCGAGCTGGGATTCGACGGGGTAGAGGTGCACAACGGCTTCGATCCATATCCGGGCGAGGGGGAGGATATAGGGAGATGGAGGGATAAATACGAGAGACATGGGCTGAGGATAGCAGGGCTTCAGGGGTTCGTACCGCTTCCTGGAGCGCATCCTGATCCAAAGGTGAGAAGGCGATACGCGGAGATGGCACGGCGACAGATCGACCTCGCCTTCTCCCTCAACGCCGAGTTCGTGGGCTTCTGGCCAGGAGGCCGGGATCAGGGGCTTTCCGACGAGGAGGTAGTCGATCAGCTGGTCGACACCTTCCGTCAGATAGCCCCCTATGCCGAGGAGAAAGGTATCAGGGTCCACATCGAGCCGGAACCGGTACAGATAGATTATAATCTGGAAATCGCCTACGCCGTCGTCACCCAGGTCGATTCCCCCGCTTTCGGGGTGCTCTGTGATACGGCACATTTCAACGTATTGAGCGATGGGGAGCTTTATCGGTGGATGAGGAAGTTCGCCGGGAGGGTATCACATCTACACCTTGCCGATAACGATCGGAAAACCCTCGATATGCCGGGAAGCTCACATTCATCCAAACATCTGATCTTCGGCGATGGGGAATTAAGGCTGGAAAGGATTATCCCAACGCTCGTTCAAATAAGATATGATGGATGGATTCAGATAGATGTGTGGGAACACCCTGAGCCGCTCAGATGCATCGAGATGAACAAGAAGGCCCTCG is a window of Candidatus Poribacteria bacterium DNA encoding:
- a CDS encoding TIM barrel protein, yielding ARELGFDGVEVHNGFDPYPGEGEDIGRWRDKYERHGLRIAGLQGFVPLPGAHPDPKVRRRYAEMARRQIDLAFSLNAEFVGFWPGGRDQGLSDEEVVDQLVDTFRQIAPYAEEKGIRVHIEPEPVQIDYNLEIAYAVVTQVDSPAFGVLCDTAHFNVLSDGELYRWMRKFAGRVSHLHLADNDRKTLDMPGSSHSSKHLIFGDGELRLERIIPTLVQIRYDGWIQIDVWEHPEPLRCIEMNKKALDEVLTRFKDTKVRVYAPKPGSKTESYEVLPISLIRRRFEGMNIALVNVEPHQPAKEMHKHDRDEELWMILSGRGLVIFDGGFEAEVEAGDVIYCPLDGEHHIRNIGDEVLAIFNVHLPLE